One Sulfurimonas sp. HSL-3221 genomic window, CGTCGTGGCAAAGAGCCGCGCGGATGCCGGAAAATCGGTTGGCGGCCATACTCATCCCCAGACCCGAACCGCAGATCAGGATACCGTCGGCATCTTCCTCGTCGGTGAGCACGGCGTTGCAGACTTTGACGGCAAAGTCGGGGTAGTCGACGCGGTCTTTGCTGTGGGGACCGAGATCGACGACCTCGTGGCCTTTGGCTTTCAGCAGTTCGACGGTGTAGTCTTTAAGGTCGAGTCCGGCGTGGTCGGTAGCAATGTAG contains:
- the rpiB gene encoding ribose 5-phosphate isomerase B; the encoded protein is MKFYIATDHAGLDLKDYTVELLKAKGHEVVDLGPHSKDRVDYPDFAVKVCNAVLTDEEDADGILICGSGLGMSMAANRFSGIRAALCHDAYTATMARAHNDANVLCFGERVVGRGVAESIIDAWVAGAFEGGRHAGRVAKIEAVGGCSASL